A genomic window from Fusarium falciforme chromosome 2, complete sequence includes:
- a CDS encoding Rab-GAP TBC domain-containing protein has product MIRTLDIGSVLPSPDSPPGMTASKSSKSSSFQSFSSDDGSVLADVGHFEEIGLDDDNVTLKSPSQVDIRPSHPKAPSSRTLAAGKTASKARPPFPSLQTNVYTTNPRSTNLSSLTEPPSATRSKQLTSPSSTSLPFPRRHRSPSPGYSLNPRDPSLPPKPRRGSWQTGRERKSFTDLERECDEDDGDDIPDGLVLDNVPLSPRPPQERTPSRPSSVSPSPDRAPKERVRSIGNGTPAVAQAQGSLRSPTWKTDGAPRSPVKTRAHSWNAALADLNAEAKTLTEKLEEHAGEMEEQQAKRPAGQRPNTWNSSRRSVDTSYEKKQRIKSTPELPPLRKSNIMIDPLPISKEKEAVLSRTRPSWLPPKDPAEERRHLKEYQKMMAASAKADERREASRRAKIEGRDSAADNLMHIWEKDVLPRWNDAIRERRTRELWWKGIAPRSRGAVWTRAIGNELGLSETSFQAALARAQEVEARVKDDKGDAEDVKRAKWFQEIRKDAANKTWEDLRIFEVEGPLHQSLVDVLSAYAMYRSDIGYVRGCNTIAALLLLNLPNAGSAFVALANVLNRPLPLSFYACDLGAQASAFNLVLQTLSLKSAPLHEHLTKKVQDVNLEESLSSILTGMFTGHLAIDEAARLWDVYVFEGDALLIRAAVALLLSREMTLLGAKTADEIKAILSVRNAKVSSARLAGEVGAEDKFMISVREAGKA; this is encoded by the exons ATGATCCGCACCCTCGATATCGGCAGTGTTCTCCCCAGCCCCGACTCTCCGCCAGGGATGACGGCCTCCAAGAGCTCCAAATCGTCGTCTTTCCAGTCCTTCAGCAGCGATGATGGCAGTGTTTTGGCCGACGTTGGTCATTTTGAGGAGATCGGACTAGATGACGACAACGTAACCCTCAAGAGTCCATCCCAGGTCGACATTCGTCCCAGTCACCCCAAAGCTCCCTCGAGTCGAACTCTTGCAGCTGGAAAGACCGCTTCCAAAGCTCGACCGCCATTTCCGAGTCTCCAGACCAATGTTTACACCACCAACCCGCGCAGCACCAACCTGAGCTCATTGACAGAGCCCCCCTCGGCCACGCGCTCCAAGCAGTTGACCAGCCCATCCTCTACCTCTCTCCCCTTTCCTCGACGACACCGAAGTCCCAGCCCCGGGTATTCCCTCAACCCGAGAGATCCGAGTCTCCCCCCAAAGCCGCGTCGGGGCAGCTGGCAAACCGGCCGCGAGCGCAAGTCATTTACCGATCTCGAGCGAGAATGcgacgaagacgatggcgatgatatccccgatggtcttgtcctcgacaacgtgcctctctctcctcgTCCACCTCAGGAGCGCACGCCCAGTCGCCCCTCTTCAGTATCGCCCTCTCCCGACCGAGCCCCCAAGGAACGCGTTCGAAGCATCGGCAATGGAACGCCTGCTGTTGCTCAAGCGCAAGGGTCTCTTCGATCGCCAACCTGGAAGACCGACGGAGCCCCTCGCAGCCCAGTCAAAACTCGGGCACACAGCTGGAACGCGGCGCTCGCAGACCTGAATGCTGAGGCCAAGACTCTGACGGAAAAGCTCGAGGAACACGCCGGGGAGATGGAGGAACAGCAGGCAAAGCGTCCTGCAGGTCAGCGCCCCAACACCTGGAACTCGTCTCGAAGATCTGTCGATACCTCAtatgagaagaagcagcgcaTAAAATCCACACCAGAGCTGCCACCCCTCCGCAAGTCCAACATCATGATCGATCCTCTACCCATCtcgaaggagaaggaagctgTTCTCAGCCGAACACGTCCCTCTTGGCTACCACCCAAGGATCCAGCAGAGGAGCGCCGACATCTCAAGGAGTATCAGAAAATGATGGCAGCGAGCGCCAAGGCTGATGAGCGACGTGAAGCCTCCCGCAGAGCCAAGATTGAAGGACGGGACAGCGCCGCCGACAACCTGATGCACATCTGGGAGAAGGATGTCCTACCACGATGGAACGATGCTATTCGAGAACGCAGAACAAGAGAACTCTGGTGGAAGGGCATTGCGCCTCGCAGCAGAGGAGCTGTTTGGACGCGAGCGATCGGCAACGAGCTGGGTCTGTCAGAAACCTCTTTCCAGGCAGCTCTTGCGAGAGCCCAGGAGGTGGAAGCCAGAGTCAAAGACGACAAGGGCGATGCCGAGGATGTGAAGAGAGCAAAGTGGTTTCAAGAAATTCGAAAGGACGCAGCCAACAAGACATGGGAGGACCTCCGCATCTTCGAAGTGGAGGGGCCTCTACACCAGAGTCTTGTCGACGTACTGAGCGCGTATGCCATGTACAGGAGTGACATCGGCTACGTCCGGGGTTGTAAT ACAATCGCCGCGCTGCTACTTCTGAACCTGCCCAACGCTGGGTCTGCATTCGTCGCACTCGCCAATGTCCTCAACCGCCCACTGCCTCTCTCATTCTACGCCTGTGACCTTGGCGCACAAGCCTCAGCGTTCAACCTGGTGCTCCAGACGCTGTCTCTGAAGTCGGCCCCTCTGCACGAGCACCTGACCAAGAAGGTCCAAGACGTCAACCTGGAGGAGTCTCTATCGTCAATCTTGACTGGAATGTTTACGGGACATCTCGCCATTGACGAAGCGGCGCGATTATGGGATGTATATGTCTTTGAAGGCGACGCGCTCCTCATCCGGGCCGCCGTGGCTTTGTTACTCAGCAGAGAGATGACTCTTCTCGGCGCAAAGACGGccgacgagatcaaggcGATTCTATCGGTAAGGAACGCCAAGGTGTCATCAGCAAGGCTTGCTGGCGAGGTCGGCGCCGAGGACAAGTTCATGATCTCGGTCCGCGAAGCCGGCAAAGCCTAG